A stretch of the Lolium perenne isolate Kyuss_39 chromosome 3, Kyuss_2.0, whole genome shotgun sequence genome encodes the following:
- the LOC127342392 gene encoding peroxidase 49 yields the protein MATSMVSLVVLCLVSPLLLAGATRGNPWYGGLFPQFYDHSCPQAKEIVHSIVAQAVARETRMAASLVRLHFHDCFVKGCDASVLLDNSTNIVSEKGSNPNKNSIRGFEVVDQIKAALEAACPGTVSCADILALTARDSTILVGGPYWDVPLGRRDSLGASIQGSNNDIPAPNNTLPTIITKFKRLGLNLVDVVALSGGHTIGLSRCTNFRQRLYNQSGNGLADSTLDVSYAAQLRQGCPRSGGDNNLFPLDVVTSTKFDNFYFKNILAGRGLLSSDEVLLTKSAETAALVKAYANDVDLFFQHFAQSMVNMGNISPLTGSHGEIRKNCRRLNNYH from the exons ATGGCGACTTCCATGGTTAGCCTGGTTGTGCTCTGCCTCGTTTCTCCCTTGCTCCTCGCCGGCGCCACCCGCGGCAACCCGTGGTACGGTGGCCTGTTCCCGCAGTTCTACGACCACTCTTGTCCCCAGGCAAAGGAGATTGTGCACTCCATCGTGGCGCAGGCCGTCGCCAGGGAGACCAGGATGGCGGCGTCCCTCGTCAGGCTGCATTTCCATGACTGCTTCGTCAAG GGGTGTGATGCATCTGTGCTGCTCGACAACAGCACAAACATTGTGAGTGAAAAGGGGTCCAATCCCAACAAGAATTCCATCAGGGGATTCGAGGTCGTCGACCAGATCAAGGCTGCACTCGAGGCTGCCTGCCCTGGCACCGTCTCCTGCGCGGACATCCTCGCCCTCACCGCCCGGGACTCCACCATTCTT GTTGGTGGCCCTTACTGGGATGTACCACTCGGGCGGAGGGACTCTCTGGGTGCCAGCATTCAGGGCTCCAACAACGACATCCCTGCACCCAACAACaccctccccaccatcatcaccaaATTCAAGCGCCTCGGCCTCAACCTCGTCGATGTTGTTGCCCTCTCCG GTGGTCACACCATCGGCCTGTCCCGCTGCACCAACTTCAGACAGAGGTTGTACAACCAGTCGGGCAACGGCCTCGCCGATAGCACGCTGGACGTGTCCTACGCGGCACAGCTCAGGCAGGGCTGCCCACGCTCCGGCGGCGACAACAACCTCTTCCCACTCGACGTCGTCACGTCGACCAAGTTTGATAACTTCTACTTCAAGAACATCCTGGCAGGGAGAGGCCTTCTCAGCTCCGATGAGGTCCTCCTCACCAAGAGTGCAGAGACGGCGGCGTTGGTCAAGGCGTACGCAAATGATGTGGATCTTTTCTTCCAGCACTTCGCGCAGTCGATGGTGAACATGGGCAACATCTCGCCGCTCACTGGGTCGCACGGGGAGATCAGGAAGAACTGCAGGAGGCTCAACAACTACCACTGA